The proteins below are encoded in one region of Pseudonocardia sp. DSM 110487:
- a CDS encoding LacI family DNA-binding transcriptional regulator: MATIHDVARLAGVSTSTVSRVLSRSRAVHPESARKVLAAAEQLGYRYNAVARALRTQKSGTIGMLVPQISNPFFPALVEAVERRLAREGLELFLCDSQRDVDVEARRLRALVERQVDGVIISPYDLTASAPAVRALVGQLPIIQVDRRVDGALTDWVGVDDAAGFAQVVDHLVAAGRRRLVFVSSELTNYSAQARLDAVNAALRRHGLSAAQAPLLGSFEVEWGIAAAGQVDLDAVDGIVCGNDAIALGVLRGLRQRGATVPGDVAVTGFDDIPFAAIADPPLTTVRQQWDAMADECVRLLLEPAGHGPRSIAITPTLQVRESTP, from the coding sequence ATGGCCACGATCCACGACGTCGCCCGGCTCGCGGGGGTGTCCACGTCCACGGTGTCACGGGTGCTGTCGCGCTCGCGCGCCGTGCATCCGGAGTCGGCCAGGAAGGTCCTCGCGGCCGCCGAGCAGCTGGGCTACCGCTACAACGCCGTCGCCCGCGCGCTGCGCACGCAGAAGTCCGGCACCATCGGCATGCTGGTGCCGCAGATCTCCAACCCGTTCTTCCCCGCGCTCGTGGAGGCCGTCGAGCGGCGACTGGCCCGCGAGGGCCTCGAGCTCTTCCTCTGCGACTCGCAGCGCGACGTCGACGTGGAGGCACGTCGCCTGCGCGCGCTCGTCGAGCGGCAGGTCGACGGCGTGATCATCAGCCCATACGACCTCACCGCGAGCGCCCCCGCGGTGCGGGCCCTCGTCGGGCAGCTGCCGATCATCCAGGTCGACCGCCGCGTCGACGGCGCGCTCACCGACTGGGTGGGCGTCGACGACGCGGCCGGGTTCGCGCAGGTCGTCGACCACCTGGTGGCGGCCGGCCGGCGGCGTCTGGTGTTCGTCAGCTCCGAGCTCACCAACTACTCCGCACAGGCCCGACTTGATGCCGTCAACGCCGCACTGCGCAGGCACGGCCTGTCCGCGGCGCAGGCCCCACTGCTCGGGAGCTTCGAGGTGGAGTGGGGTATCGCGGCCGCGGGGCAGGTCGACCTCGACGCGGTCGACGGCATCGTGTGCGGCAACGACGCGATCGCGCTCGGCGTGTTGCGAGGGCTGCGACAGCGGGGCGCCACCGTTCCGGGCGACGTGGCGGTCACGGGATTCGACGACATCCCCTTCGCCGCGATCGCCGACCCGCCGCTCACCACGGTGCGGCAGCAGTGGGACGCGATGGCGGACGAGTGCGTACGCCTCCTCCTCGAACCGGCCGGGCACGGCCCCCGCAGCATCGCCATCACACCCACGCTCCAGGTGCGGGAGTCGACTCCCTAG
- a CDS encoding substrate-binding domain-containing protein, whose translation MRIGRLRAAAVGVAALATLLAGCSRDDQAAAPATDAGASDGVVKVGLVQINQQAIFFNQMNEGAQQAADEAGVELTIFNANDDPVQQNQAVQNFVQQGFDAVIVVAIDVEGIKPAIQQAAGAGLKVIAVDAIVDDPAVNVQVGVDNAAAGKQIGEFVNTYAKDNGIQPSIGVVGALNSYIQNVRKDSFDETVTTAGAQVVQTVDGKNTQEGAATAAENLLTAQPGMNIVYATGEPALLGTVAAVQSGGAADRLKVFGWDLTKQAIDGIDAGFVAGVVQQDPKTEGVEAVKAAKALVDGQQVGKQVDVPVTIVTKDNVAPYRQVFS comes from the coding sequence ATGCGAATCGGCCGTCTACGCGCCGCAGCGGTCGGCGTGGCCGCGCTGGCCACTCTGCTGGCGGGCTGTTCCCGCGACGACCAGGCCGCGGCGCCTGCGACCGATGCCGGGGCGTCCGACGGTGTGGTGAAGGTCGGGCTGGTCCAGATCAACCAGCAGGCGATCTTCTTCAACCAGATGAACGAGGGCGCCCAGCAGGCGGCCGACGAGGCGGGCGTCGAGCTGACGATCTTCAACGCCAACGACGACCCGGTCCAGCAGAACCAGGCCGTGCAGAACTTCGTGCAGCAGGGCTTCGACGCGGTGATCGTGGTCGCGATCGACGTCGAGGGCATCAAGCCCGCGATCCAGCAGGCGGCGGGCGCGGGGCTGAAGGTGATCGCGGTCGACGCGATCGTCGACGACCCGGCGGTGAACGTGCAGGTCGGCGTCGACAACGCGGCGGCGGGCAAGCAGATCGGCGAGTTCGTCAACACCTACGCCAAGGACAACGGCATCCAGCCGAGCATCGGCGTGGTCGGCGCGCTGAACTCCTACATCCAGAACGTGCGCAAGGACAGCTTCGACGAGACCGTCACCACGGCAGGCGCGCAGGTCGTGCAGACCGTCGACGGCAAGAACACCCAGGAGGGCGCGGCCACCGCGGCCGAGAACCTGCTCACCGCGCAGCCGGGGATGAACATCGTCTACGCCACCGGCGAGCCGGCGTTGCTGGGCACCGTGGCCGCCGTGCAGTCGGGCGGGGCCGCCGACCGGCTCAAGGTGTTCGGCTGGGACCTCACCAAGCAGGCCATCGACGGCATCGACGCCGGGTTCGTCGCCGGCGTCGTACAGCAGGACCCGAAGACCGAGGGCGTCGAGGCCGTCAAGGCCGCGAAGGCGCTGGTGGACGGCCAGCAGGTCGGCAAGCAGGTCGACGTCCCGGTCACGATCGTCACCAAGGACAACGTGGCCCCGTACCGGCAGGTCTTCAGCTGA
- a CDS encoding ATP-binding cassette domain-containing protein, with protein sequence MEPGYRVELVDIRKRYGMIDALRGVTLRVRPGEVLGLVGDNAAGKSTAMKILSGAVIPDSGEIRVNGERVAFGTPREARDAGIGMVYQDLALCDDLDVASNLFLGREPRTGAGMFLDKRRMHAEARRQLDALNIRIPLTNVLVRNLSGGQRQAVAIARAVSFEPQVLILDEPTAALAVTEVETVLELIRTVSARGVSVILITHRLQDLFRVCDRLTVMYEGTVRADLDAATTSLDELVAQIVGHGEAA encoded by the coding sequence ATGGAGCCCGGCTACCGCGTGGAGCTCGTCGACATCCGCAAGCGCTACGGGATGATCGACGCGCTGCGTGGCGTCACGCTCCGGGTTCGGCCGGGCGAGGTGCTCGGCCTGGTCGGTGACAACGCCGCAGGGAAGTCGACCGCCATGAAGATCCTCTCCGGTGCGGTGATCCCGGATTCAGGGGAGATCCGGGTGAACGGGGAGCGGGTCGCGTTCGGCACGCCGCGCGAGGCCCGCGACGCCGGGATCGGCATGGTGTACCAGGACCTGGCGCTGTGCGACGACCTCGACGTCGCGTCCAACCTGTTCCTCGGCCGCGAGCCGCGCACCGGTGCCGGGATGTTCCTGGACAAGCGGCGGATGCACGCGGAGGCCCGCCGCCAGCTCGATGCGCTCAACATCCGCATCCCGCTCACGAACGTGCTCGTGCGCAACCTGTCGGGCGGCCAGCGGCAGGCGGTGGCGATCGCGCGTGCGGTGTCGTTCGAGCCGCAGGTGCTGATCCTCGACGAGCCGACGGCCGCGCTCGCCGTCACCGAGGTGGAGACGGTGCTCGAGCTGATCCGCACCGTCTCCGCGCGGGGCGTGAGCGTAATCCTGATCACGCACCGGCTGCAGGACCTCTTCCGGGTCTGCGACCGGCTCACCGTCATGTACGAGGGCACGGTGCGAGCCGACCTGGACGCGGCCACGACCAGCCTCGACGAGCTGGTCGCGCAGATCGTCGGGCACGGGGAGGCGGCGTGA
- a CDS encoding ABC transporter permease, whose amino-acid sequence MITNDRVVTTRSARTHAFLGTHIQTVAIGAMLLVVLVVFAATADTFLSVENVLSVLRQNSPALIVAVLMTFVITTGGIDLSVGSVLALSGALLGILISAGIDPTLAFLAVLLLGAVVGAVNGWFSHYQGIPSFIVTLAMLGIIRGTALRATDGYSISIPKESWVGFLGQGRIAGVPAQAVIAIVIAVVGWVVFTKTPFGQYVTGLGSNRESLRRAGVNVRLVGFTVFMLVGVAAALAGVLVAMRLGSGSANQGVNFELAVITAVVLGGTNLFGGRGTVLGTVLGVLTLGFIENGLQLAHVSPFYVQIVQGAILLAAILANAKLFSRFTVAR is encoded by the coding sequence GTGATCACGAACGACCGGGTGGTGACCACGAGGTCCGCGCGGACCCACGCGTTCCTCGGCACGCACATCCAGACCGTCGCGATCGGCGCGATGCTGCTGGTGGTGCTCGTCGTGTTCGCGGCCACCGCCGACACGTTCCTCTCCGTCGAGAACGTGCTCAGCGTGCTCCGGCAGAACAGCCCCGCGCTGATCGTGGCGGTGTTGATGACGTTCGTGATCACGACGGGCGGCATCGACCTGTCTGTCGGCTCCGTGCTCGCCCTGTCGGGAGCGCTGCTCGGCATCCTGATCTCGGCGGGGATCGACCCGACGCTCGCGTTCCTCGCGGTGCTGCTGCTCGGCGCGGTGGTGGGAGCCGTCAACGGCTGGTTCTCCCACTACCAGGGGATCCCGTCGTTCATCGTCACGCTGGCGATGCTCGGGATCATCCGCGGCACCGCGCTGCGCGCCACCGACGGCTACTCGATCTCGATCCCCAAGGAGAGCTGGGTCGGGTTTCTCGGGCAGGGGCGGATCGCCGGGGTGCCCGCCCAGGCGGTGATCGCGATCGTCATCGCGGTCGTGGGCTGGGTGGTGTTCACCAAGACCCCGTTCGGCCAGTACGTCACCGGGCTCGGCAGTAACCGCGAGTCGCTGCGACGGGCGGGCGTCAACGTGCGGCTCGTCGGGTTCACCGTGTTCATGCTGGTCGGGGTGGCCGCGGCACTCGCCGGGGTGCTCGTGGCGATGCGGTTGGGGAGCGGCTCGGCCAACCAGGGCGTGAACTTCGAGCTGGCCGTCATCACGGCCGTGGTGCTCGGCGGGACCAACCTGTTCGGCGGCAGGGGGACGGTGCTCGGCACCGTGCTCGGCGTGCTGACGCTCGGGTTCATCGAGAACGGCCTGCAGCTCGCGCACGTCAGCCCGTTCTACGTGCAGATCGTGCAGGGCGCGATCCTGCTCGCCGCGATCCTGGCCAACGCCAAGCTGTTCAGCAGGTTCACGGTGGCGAGATGA
- a CDS encoding phosphotriesterase, translated as MTVMTVAGPLDPGELGVTLMHEHLLNDCSSCWNPPDPGDVEGLEIAELPVRMEFLGRLRNDPFLSEDNCRLDDVDTAVAEAGRFVEAGGHTIVEQTCEGIGRDPRGLLRISQETGLNIVMGCGFYLEASHPPVVRGMSVEAVAEHIEREIRDGVDGVRPGIIGEIGVSAAFTAEEEKVLRGAARAQARTGLPLSVHLPGWERHGHRVLDVTAEEGVAPHATVLCHLNPSLDDLLYQHSLAELGVWLEYDMVGLEFYFADQDAQSPSDEENARAIAALIEAGYGEQLLVSGDVFIKTMLVRYGGYGYDHLLTSFAARLHRHGVSAVDVERLLVHNPASVFAAAAKGVQR; from the coding sequence ATGACCGTGATGACCGTGGCCGGCCCGCTCGATCCGGGCGAGCTGGGCGTGACGCTCATGCACGAGCACCTGCTCAACGACTGCTCGTCCTGCTGGAACCCGCCGGACCCCGGGGACGTCGAGGGGCTCGAGATCGCGGAGTTGCCGGTTCGGATGGAGTTCCTCGGCCGCCTGCGCAACGACCCGTTCCTGTCGGAGGACAACTGCCGGCTCGACGACGTCGACACCGCGGTCGCGGAGGCCGGCCGCTTCGTGGAGGCGGGCGGGCACACGATCGTCGAGCAGACGTGCGAAGGGATCGGCCGCGATCCCCGTGGGTTGTTGCGGATCTCGCAGGAGACCGGGCTGAACATCGTGATGGGCTGCGGGTTCTACCTGGAGGCGAGTCACCCACCGGTGGTGCGCGGGATGAGCGTCGAGGCCGTCGCGGAGCACATCGAGCGGGAGATCCGCGACGGGGTGGACGGCGTCCGGCCGGGGATCATCGGCGAGATCGGCGTGTCGGCGGCCTTCACCGCCGAGGAGGAGAAGGTGCTGCGTGGGGCCGCGCGGGCGCAGGCCCGCACCGGGCTGCCGCTCTCGGTACACCTACCCGGCTGGGAGCGCCACGGTCACCGCGTCCTCGACGTCACGGCGGAGGAGGGGGTCGCCCCGCACGCCACGGTGCTCTGCCACCTGAACCCCAGCCTCGATGACCTCCTCTACCAGCACTCCCTCGCCGAGCTGGGGGTGTGGCTCGAGTACGACATGGTCGGCCTCGAGTTCTACTTCGCCGACCAGGACGCGCAGTCGCCGTCCGACGAGGAGAACGCTCGCGCGATCGCCGCCCTGATCGAGGCAGGCTACGGCGAGCAGCTGCTGGTCTCCGGCGACGTCTTCATCAAGACCATGCTCGTGCGCTACGGCGGCTACGGGTACGACCACCTGCTCACGAGCTTCGCGGCTCGGCTGCATCGCCACGGGGTCTCCGCGGTGGACGTCGAGCGCCTGCTCGTGCACAACCCGGCTTCCGTCTTCGCGGCGGCCGCGAAGGGAGTTCAGCGATGA
- a CDS encoding glutamine amidotransferase, which translates to MTSVLVAGESWVSEATHYKGFDSFTSVTFHTGIEPLRDALTGAGIDVTHMPAHDVPARFPSSVEELAAFDVVILSDIGANSILLHPDTWLEGKRRPNRLAVLAEWVRGGGGLAMAGGYLSFQGFEGKGFFHGTAVDDVLPSVISPYDDRVETPEGVDPKIVDAGHAVLSGVDGEWPFLLGYNRFAVKDDAHVLAEVAGDPLLAVRGVGQGRTLAWASDIGPHWCPTEFVEWPGYATLFTNVVRWLARES; encoded by the coding sequence ATGACGAGCGTGCTCGTCGCCGGCGAGTCGTGGGTGAGCGAGGCGACGCACTACAAGGGCTTCGACTCGTTCACCTCCGTCACCTTCCACACCGGGATCGAGCCGCTGCGCGACGCGCTCACCGGGGCGGGCATCGACGTGACCCACATGCCGGCGCACGACGTGCCCGCGCGGTTCCCGTCGAGCGTCGAGGAGCTCGCGGCCTTCGACGTGGTGATCCTCTCCGACATCGGCGCCAACTCGATCCTGCTGCACCCTGACACCTGGCTCGAGGGCAAGCGCAGGCCCAACCGGCTCGCCGTGCTCGCCGAGTGGGTCCGCGGAGGGGGCGGTCTAGCGATGGCCGGTGGCTACCTGAGTTTTCAGGGGTTCGAGGGCAAGGGCTTCTTCCACGGCACGGCCGTCGACGACGTGTTGCCGAGCGTGATCTCCCCGTACGACGACCGCGTGGAGACCCCGGAAGGTGTCGACCCGAAGATCGTCGACGCGGGCCATGCCGTTCTGTCCGGTGTGGACGGCGAGTGGCCGTTCCTGCTCGGCTACAACCGGTTCGCCGTGAAGGACGACGCGCACGTACTGGCGGAGGTTGCAGGCGATCCGCTCCTGGCCGTGCGCGGGGTCGGCCAGGGGCGGACGCTCGCGTGGGCGTCGGACATCGGGCCGCACTGGTGCCCCACCGAGTTCGTGGAGTGGCCGGGGTACGCGACCTTGTTCACGAACGTCGTGCGCTGGTTGGCTCGCGAGTCGTGA
- a CDS encoding nucleoside hydrolase: MTPIILDCDPGHDDAIAIMLAAGDPAVDLLAITTVAGNQTLEKTTLNALRVCTLAGIHDVPVAAGSARPLMRPLQVAEDVHGESGLDGPRFGEPTVKVVDEHAVDLMHRMLQEHPEPVALVPTGPLTNIALLLTRYPEDAARIREIVLMGGSTDRGNVGPYAEFNIFVDPEAAAIVFGSGVPVTMCGLNVTHQALVTPDVVSRLEALGGELGTVCAELMTFFASTYKQLWGFEAPPLHDPVAVARVIDPTLVECVDAHVAIEVSGEHTRGATVVDLHGYLGAAPNAKVAVGLDVPRFWDRLVAALGRLTPTNGAARH; this comes from the coding sequence GTGACCCCGATCATCCTCGACTGCGACCCCGGCCACGACGACGCGATCGCGATCATGCTCGCGGCCGGCGACCCGGCCGTCGACCTGCTGGCCATCACCACCGTCGCCGGGAACCAGACGCTCGAGAAGACCACCCTCAACGCGTTGCGCGTGTGCACGCTGGCCGGTATCCACGACGTGCCCGTCGCGGCGGGCTCTGCCCGGCCACTGATGCGGCCGCTGCAGGTCGCCGAGGACGTCCACGGCGAGTCCGGCCTCGACGGTCCGCGGTTCGGCGAGCCCACGGTGAAGGTCGTCGACGAGCACGCCGTCGACCTGATGCACCGCATGCTGCAGGAGCACCCGGAGCCGGTGGCGCTCGTGCCGACCGGTCCGCTGACCAACATCGCGCTGCTGCTCACGCGGTACCCGGAGGACGCGGCGCGGATCCGCGAGATCGTGCTGATGGGCGGCTCGACCGACCGCGGCAACGTCGGTCCGTACGCCGAGTTCAACATCTTCGTCGACCCCGAGGCGGCGGCGATCGTGTTCGGCAGCGGGGTGCCGGTCACGATGTGCGGGCTCAACGTCACCCACCAGGCGCTCGTCACGCCCGACGTCGTGTCACGGCTGGAGGCGCTCGGCGGGGAGCTCGGCACGGTGTGCGCCGAGCTGATGACGTTCTTCGCCTCGACCTACAAGCAGCTGTGGGGGTTCGAGGCGCCGCCGCTGCACGACCCGGTGGCCGTGGCGCGGGTGATCGACCCGACGCTCGTGGAGTGCGTGGACGCGCACGTGGCGATCGAGGTCTCGGGGGAGCACACCCGCGGGGCCACGGTCGTGGACCTGCACGGATACCTCGGTGCGGCACCCAACGCGAAGGTGGCGGTAGGGCTCGACGTGCCCCGCTTCTGGGACCGGCTCGTCGCCGCGCTGGGGAGATTGACTCCGACGAACGGCGCTGCGCGCCACTGA
- a CDS encoding transposase family protein, which translates to MLSYPSGMTVSSRALGVLSDALRAQRNQRRTRWRKLSPGRQALLVVAHLRKGETYADLACGFRIGTSTVYRYIREALELLAAMAPTLAQAIEVARRKAFVILDGTLLRIDRVGMTSGYDRAFYSGKHKAHGLNVQVVADPIGRLVWISPPLPGARHDMGAAREHGIIEALAAHEIPAAADTAYQGAGPTVAVPQRRRRKDLGTGRYRCLSRNQKDVNTAHARRRRPGERANAELKNWRVLRKIRSSPNTAHRLIAAVQTLMIASA; encoded by the coding sequence GTGCTGTCCTACCCGTCCGGGATGACCGTGTCCAGCCGCGCCCTCGGCGTGCTCTCCGATGCGCTGCGAGCGCAGCGCAACCAGCGCCGAACCCGGTGGCGGAAGCTCTCGCCCGGCCGGCAGGCGCTGCTCGTGGTCGCGCACCTGCGTAAGGGCGAGACCTACGCCGACCTGGCCTGCGGCTTCCGCATCGGGACCTCGACGGTGTACCGGTACATCCGTGAGGCGCTCGAACTGCTCGCCGCGATGGCTCCCACCCTGGCCCAGGCGATCGAGGTCGCCCGCCGCAAGGCGTTCGTGATCCTCGACGGCACCCTGCTGCGCATCGACCGGGTAGGCATGACATCGGGCTATGACCGGGCCTTCTACTCCGGCAAGCACAAGGCCCACGGGCTGAACGTGCAGGTCGTCGCCGACCCGATCGGCCGGCTGGTATGGATCTCGCCGCCGCTGCCCGGCGCGAGACATGACATGGGCGCTGCCCGTGAGCACGGGATCATCGAGGCGCTGGCCGCCCACGAGATCCCCGCGGCGGCCGACACCGCCTATCAGGGCGCCGGGCCGACGGTCGCGGTTCCGCAGCGGCGCCGTCGGAAGGATCTGGGCACCGGCCGCTACCGGTGCCTGTCCCGGAACCAGAAGGACGTCAACACCGCCCACGCCCGCCGCCGTCGACCCGGCGAGCGGGCCAACGCCGAGCTGAAGAACTGGCGGGTCCTGCGGAAGATCCGCTCCAGCCCGAACACCGCCCACCGGCTCATCGCCGCAGTTCAGACCCTCATGATCGCCAGCGCATGA
- a CDS encoding class I SAM-dependent methyltransferase codes for MSENEALDRTRRDYDEVAELYDDMVRQGDQVIDALSAGMINAFADLVRAGGSVGAVVDAGCGPGQWTDHLDRAGIRAYGIDLSPAMVAIARRYRPDLRYEVGSMLHLDAGDESIAGILAHFSLIHTPPDLLPRVLTEFARVVEPGGPLLIGVQITDTADANGWVPYDHRASPAYLWTLDALADRLREHDFAELGRLRIVAPAPGKPPAGYLLARHDAKSNE; via the coding sequence GTGAGTGAGAACGAAGCGTTGGATCGGACCCGCCGAGACTACGACGAGGTCGCCGAGTTGTACGACGACATGGTGCGACAGGGCGACCAAGTCATCGATGCGCTGTCAGCGGGGATGATCAACGCCTTCGCCGACCTCGTCCGCGCCGGTGGGTCGGTGGGTGCTGTGGTCGATGCGGGTTGCGGTCCCGGACAGTGGACCGATCACCTGGATCGAGCCGGTATCCGGGCTTACGGGATCGATCTGTCACCGGCCATGGTCGCGATCGCCCGCCGGTATCGTCCCGACCTGCGCTACGAGGTCGGTTCTATGCTCCATCTCGACGCAGGGGACGAGTCGATCGCGGGCATCCTGGCGCACTTCTCGTTGATCCACACGCCGCCGGACCTGCTTCCGCGCGTCCTGACCGAGTTCGCCCGAGTGGTAGAGCCGGGCGGACCCCTGCTGATCGGTGTGCAGATCACCGACACCGCAGACGCCAACGGTTGGGTCCCGTACGACCACAGAGCCTCACCGGCGTATCTGTGGACCCTCGACGCGCTCGCCGACCGACTGCGCGAGCACGACTTCGCCGAGCTCGGACGCCTGCGAATCGTTGCTCCGGCGCCAGGCAAGCCCCCCGCCGGATACCTGCTGGCGCGCCATGACGCCAAAAGTAACGAATGA
- a CDS encoding DNA-binding transcriptional regulator — MPLAFRNLDITPEAPVSSWPTEAVQAALERGDLEHWRRIVAEVNQDPWGRIARQLEEVLSHSRPYGIADAMDVALARARRRAEDEEREQVAAEVRDAIARSGLSRAEFASRIGTSASRLSTYATGKVTPSASLMVRMRRVAAQGE; from the coding sequence ATGCCACTCGCATTTCGCAACCTCGACATCACTCCGGAGGCACCGGTCTCCTCGTGGCCGACCGAGGCCGTTCAGGCGGCGTTGGAGCGCGGCGATCTCGAACACTGGCGCCGGATCGTCGCGGAGGTGAATCAAGATCCGTGGGGTCGGATCGCTCGACAGCTCGAGGAAGTGCTGTCGCATTCCCGCCCCTACGGCATCGCCGACGCGATGGACGTCGCGCTCGCGCGGGCCCGGCGGCGGGCCGAGGACGAGGAGCGAGAGCAGGTTGCGGCCGAGGTCCGGGACGCGATCGCCCGGTCCGGGTTGAGCCGCGCGGAGTTCGCCTCCCGCATCGGGACGTCGGCATCTCGGCTGTCGACCTATGCGACAGGAAAGGTCACGCCGTCGGCGTCATTGATGGTCAGGATGCGCCGCGTCGCAGCTCAGGGGGAATGA
- a CDS encoding MBL fold metallo-hydrolase, with amino-acid sequence MTTTVTRVVHASVLLDFDGAAILTDPWLSERPGYHPGEPRAFASAADLPPLSGIVISHGHYDHCDLHALAGYPDKQVPVATIPSLAARVRAAGFHNVVALGDWDSAELGPVRVTAAPAKHSVPEATFVLRSDGQAVFFGGDTMRIPELDEIARRFPDLDLALLPINGLRIRPMLGRQVVMDAEQAADLTKVLHPRLAVPIHYAYTAGPVRDRLLLKLDRDRPDLYEQAAADVAPDTDVRILAPGEPLTL; translated from the coding sequence ATGACCACGACAGTCACCCGTGTCGTCCACGCGAGCGTTCTCCTCGACTTCGACGGGGCCGCGATCCTCACCGACCCCTGGCTGTCCGAGCGGCCGGGCTACCACCCCGGCGAGCCGCGCGCGTTCGCGAGCGCCGCCGACCTCCCGCCGCTCAGCGGGATCGTCATCAGCCACGGCCACTACGACCATTGCGACCTGCATGCACTGGCCGGCTACCCGGACAAACAGGTCCCCGTCGCCACCATCCCGTCACTGGCGGCGCGGGTCCGGGCGGCCGGTTTCCACAATGTCGTCGCGCTCGGGGACTGGGACAGCGCCGAGCTCGGCCCGGTCCGGGTCACCGCCGCCCCGGCAAAGCACTCGGTACCGGAGGCGACCTTCGTGCTCCGGTCCGACGGGCAGGCCGTCTTCTTCGGCGGCGACACCATGCGCATCCCTGAACTCGACGAGATCGCCCGCCGCTTCCCCGACCTGGACCTCGCCCTGCTCCCGATCAACGGGCTGCGGATCCGCCCGATGCTGGGCCGCCAGGTCGTCATGGATGCCGAGCAGGCCGCCGACCTCACGAAGGTCCTGCATCCACGCCTGGCCGTGCCCATCCACTACGCGTACACGGCAGGCCCGGTGCGGGACCGGTTGCTGCTGAAGCTCGACCGCGACCGCCCCGACCTCTACGAGCAGGCGGCCGCCGACGTGGCACCCGACACCGACGTGCGCATTCTCGCCCCTGGAGAGCCGTTGACCCTGTGA
- a CDS encoding TetR/AcrR family transcriptional regulator has translation MTRPASGRRVNRRGEGERLRGELVEAACRLLERLDGEESLSLRAVTREAGVAPQSFYLHFPDKQALMRAVYEARYAELTAGMRDALAQLDSTAPPTERVGAIARAYCRFGLTRPAEYRVLFGTLGTSGWDPETLPGLVAFQLFRDELAGCVASDADEVTVCLWASLHGLVTLRVNRPSFAWPPIDDLIDRTVAAYAGG, from the coding sequence ATGACCAGGCCGGCCTCCGGTCGGAGAGTCAACCGGCGAGGCGAGGGCGAGCGACTGCGTGGCGAGCTCGTCGAGGCCGCATGCCGGCTCCTGGAGCGTCTCGACGGCGAGGAGTCGCTGTCCCTGCGTGCCGTCACACGGGAGGCGGGCGTTGCACCGCAGAGCTTCTACCTGCACTTCCCGGACAAGCAGGCGCTCATGCGCGCGGTGTACGAGGCGAGGTACGCCGAGCTGACGGCAGGGATGCGGGACGCGCTTGCGCAGCTGGACAGCACGGCACCGCCCACTGAGCGCGTCGGAGCCATCGCTCGCGCCTACTGCCGCTTCGGCCTGACTCGCCCCGCCGAGTACCGCGTGCTGTTCGGCACGCTGGGCACGTCGGGATGGGATCCCGAGACCCTGCCGGGTCTGGTGGCCTTCCAACTGTTCCGGGACGAGCTCGCCGGCTGCGTGGCGTCCGATGCCGATGAGGTCACCGTGTGTCTCTGGGCGTCTCTCCACGGCCTGGTCACCCTGCGGGTGAATCGGCCGTCTTTCGCCTGGCCGCCCATCGACGACCTGATCGACCGGACCGTCGCGGCCTACGCCGGCGGCTGA